A single genomic interval of Alistipes provencensis harbors:
- the uvrC gene encoding excinuclease ABC subunit UvrC: MGESENNSLREQVALLPLSPGVYQFLDRSGTIIYVGKAKSLRKRVSSYFVQSKEHSAKVRVLVKQIAAIRHIVVGSETDALLLENSLIKTLQPRYNILLKDDKTYPWIVVRREHFPRVQSTRQLTRDGSQYFGPYGSVMMQHSVLDFIREVVPLRTCKLNLAPELIAKGKYTVCLQYHLGNCKGPCIGQQSEEEYGRLLEMVVSVLKGDLRPVRQYLEGEMARAAAELKFELAQRYKQRLDALDNYAGKSVIVSAKIVDVDVFSLLPDDDVAYCNFVRIRHGSIVGVSTVKLSTGVGGDERDMLTLAIQHIVEHIAGGELAREVIVPFLPSTTLLFDGVTFTVPKRGEKFELLEFSQKSARIYRAEQLKNLEIKNPERYTDRLMNALQKELRLDRQPRHIECFDNSNLQGAHPVASCVVFRDGKPSRKEYRHFNIKTVEGPDDYASMREVVFRRYTRLMAEGAALPDLVIADGGKGQMGVIHEVLEHLGLDIPIAGLAKDDRHRTAELLCGFPPVLVGIRPTSPLFHFLSQIQEEVHRFAITFHRQKRSKAFIHSELEQIEGVGDKTVQTLLRHFRTVEKVRAANIEELSALVGAAKAKKIRAFFEK; encoded by the coding sequence ATGGGTGAAAGCGAGAATAATAGCCTCCGGGAGCAGGTCGCCCTGCTGCCGCTGTCGCCGGGCGTCTACCAGTTTCTGGACCGCTCGGGGACGATTATCTATGTGGGCAAGGCCAAGAGCCTGCGCAAGCGGGTGTCGTCCTATTTCGTGCAGTCGAAGGAGCACAGCGCCAAGGTGCGTGTACTGGTGAAGCAGATCGCCGCGATCCGCCACATCGTCGTGGGCAGCGAGACGGACGCCCTGCTGTTGGAAAATTCGCTGATAAAAACCCTCCAGCCCCGCTACAACATCCTTTTGAAGGACGACAAGACCTATCCGTGGATCGTGGTCCGTCGGGAGCATTTTCCCCGCGTGCAGTCCACGCGCCAGTTGACGCGCGACGGTTCGCAGTATTTCGGGCCCTACGGCTCGGTGATGATGCAGCACAGCGTCCTCGACTTCATCCGCGAGGTGGTGCCGCTGCGCACCTGCAAACTCAACCTCGCTCCGGAGCTGATCGCCAAAGGCAAATATACGGTCTGCCTGCAATACCACCTCGGCAACTGCAAGGGACCCTGCATCGGGCAGCAGTCCGAAGAGGAGTACGGCCGGTTATTGGAGATGGTCGTTTCGGTGCTCAAAGGCGACCTGCGGCCCGTGCGGCAGTACCTCGAGGGGGAGATGGCGCGGGCGGCCGCGGAGCTGAAATTCGAACTGGCCCAGCGCTACAAGCAGCGGCTCGACGCACTCGACAACTATGCGGGCAAGTCGGTCATAGTCAGTGCGAAGATCGTCGACGTAGACGTCTTCTCGCTGCTGCCGGACGACGACGTGGCCTACTGCAATTTCGTGCGTATCCGCCACGGCTCGATCGTGGGCGTCTCGACGGTGAAGCTCTCGACGGGCGTCGGGGGCGACGAGCGCGACATGCTGACGCTGGCGATCCAGCACATCGTCGAGCATATCGCCGGGGGCGAACTGGCCCGCGAGGTGATCGTGCCGTTCCTGCCCTCGACGACCCTGCTGTTCGACGGCGTGACCTTCACGGTGCCGAAGCGGGGCGAGAAATTCGAGCTGCTGGAATTTTCGCAGAAGAGCGCCCGCATCTACCGCGCCGAGCAGTTGAAAAACCTCGAAATAAAGAATCCCGAACGCTATACCGACCGGCTGATGAATGCCCTGCAGAAAGAGCTGCGTTTGGACCGCCAGCCGCGGCATATCGAGTGTTTCGACAACTCCAACCTGCAGGGGGCCCATCCCGTAGCCTCGTGCGTGGTGTTCCGCGACGGGAAACCCTCGCGCAAGGAGTACCGCCATTTCAACATCAAGACCGTGGAGGGGCCCGACGACTACGCCTCGATGCGCGAGGTGGTCTTCCGGCGTTATACGCGCCTGATGGCCGAGGGAGCCGCACTGCCCGATCTGGTCATCGCCGACGGCGGAAAAGGGCAGATGGGGGTGATCCACGAGGTGCTGGAGCATCTCGGGCTGGACATACCCATCGCCGGACTGGCCAAGGACGACCGCCACCGCACCGCCGAACTGCTCTGCGGTTTCCCGCCGGTGCTGGTCGGCATCCGTCCCACGTCGCCGCTTTTCCATTTTCTGTCGCAAATTCAGGAGGAGGTGCACCGCTTCGCCATCACGTTCCACCGCCAGAAGCGCAGCAAGGCGTTTATTCACAGCGAGCTGGAGCAGATCGAAGGGGTCGGCGACAAGACCGTTCAGACCCTGCTGCGCCATTTCCGCACGGTGGAGAAGGTTCGTGCGGCCAATATCGAGGAACTTTCGGCGCTGGTCGGGGCCGCGAAAGCGAAAAAAATCAGGGCCTTTTTCGAAAAGTAG
- a CDS encoding PCMD domain-containing protein, with protein sequence MKTIYQAISIVLVALFASCNSDETDAPATTGGTTLVRFHAAVDEDKTRANIDVDGDRFTGTWEEGDAMGVLYSVPGSSAFSEPKRFVYNNNAFSFEGELPAATGEWQYMAFYPHAAVSGNTASIPFGNLRSQKGSEFNCASDALVAEVLGFSNAKQGETDEGEKIRFRLNRLTSILNLSVQGGAGAGDAVRHILLTSENDEQPLSAQSIDFDISTLGADVVLNAGARSNVIALGFDSGTAPAADAFEAYFNILPGNYDRLTFDVITEAKQIGTVTVTRDDPERKFAAGMLYRKEAADITFRPAGAPSFDWPGQDLDATHDITVDEESNLTYPAAITINAPAGIAGLRIEVTSEFLNEEIGITGMDIFNDETIQTAVGELPFFELELACTTQVQYKKSTVFDITRLLPMILIGGAENSLHVFEVHVTDLAGQETVQALTFKVPEAPLLPEVVYNSDADLWTNTATLTVGNADPATAVLEYRATGEQTWQTASLTPNEDGTLTATIAPVWIQSQNGASEVVHQIAPGTGIFAGQTYQYQLKVNGSVECSDSFTTAPGDTIYNAGMEHWSTYKVTGSLITGGTVPFPNESGTEFWIGGNNNQTKSLCTGVTVDGSNGTCAQLKPDVKVNIFAAGNLFTGSFDCGTGFLDTFGFARFGVKYDFSARPRALQLRYNATISKVTNVGKSDLTTDDIDKSRIFVCVIDWTGRHAVKSGAAFDVNTFWDPEKQSSVSEGPILGYGSVTLEQSSNGWETLTLPINWYDQTAFPTAGNYSLVISCATSYKGDYVAGSTNNVLYVEDFEWVY encoded by the coding sequence ATGAAAACGATTTATCAGGCAATTTCGATCGTTCTCGTCGCCTTGTTCGCAAGCTGCAACAGCGACGAAACCGATGCCCCGGCAACGACCGGCGGCACTACCCTTGTCCGATTCCATGCCGCGGTCGACGAGGACAAGACCCGCGCCAACATCGACGTGGACGGCGACCGGTTCACCGGGACGTGGGAAGAGGGAGACGCCATGGGCGTGCTCTACTCCGTACCCGGAAGCTCGGCATTCTCGGAACCCAAGCGGTTCGTCTACAACAACAACGCGTTCTCCTTCGAGGGCGAACTCCCCGCTGCGACCGGCGAATGGCAGTACATGGCCTTCTACCCCCATGCAGCGGTCAGCGGAAACACGGCCAGCATTCCCTTCGGGAACCTGCGGAGTCAGAAAGGCAGCGAGTTCAACTGTGCATCGGACGCCCTCGTGGCCGAGGTGCTCGGATTCAGCAATGCCAAACAAGGCGAAACCGATGAAGGAGAAAAGATCAGATTCCGCCTCAACCGCCTCACCTCGATCCTCAACCTGTCGGTGCAGGGCGGAGCGGGCGCCGGCGACGCGGTCCGCCACATCCTGCTGACGTCGGAGAACGACGAACAGCCGCTCTCGGCCCAAAGCATCGACTTCGACATCTCGACCCTCGGGGCTGACGTCGTCCTCAACGCCGGGGCCCGGTCGAACGTCATCGCGCTGGGCTTCGACTCCGGAACGGCTCCCGCAGCCGACGCATTCGAGGCCTACTTCAACATCCTGCCCGGCAACTATGACCGGCTCACGTTCGACGTCATCACCGAAGCGAAACAAATCGGCACGGTCACCGTCACCCGCGACGATCCCGAACGGAAATTCGCGGCCGGCATGCTCTACCGGAAAGAGGCTGCCGACATCACCTTCCGGCCGGCCGGGGCTCCTTCGTTCGACTGGCCGGGACAGGATCTGGACGCCACACACGACATCACGGTGGATGAGGAGAGCAACCTGACCTACCCGGCGGCGATCACGATCAATGCTCCGGCAGGCATCGCGGGACTTCGCATCGAAGTCACCTCGGAGTTCCTCAACGAGGAGATCGGCATAACCGGCATGGACATCTTCAACGACGAAACCATTCAGACCGCTGTCGGAGAACTTCCGTTCTTCGAGCTCGAACTGGCCTGCACGACGCAGGTGCAGTACAAAAAATCCACGGTGTTCGACATCACCCGGCTTCTGCCGATGATCCTCATAGGCGGTGCGGAAAACAGCCTGCACGTCTTCGAAGTCCATGTGACCGACCTCGCCGGGCAGGAGACCGTACAAGCGCTGACCTTCAAGGTCCCGGAAGCGCCCCTGCTCCCGGAGGTCGTCTACAATAGCGATGCCGACCTCTGGACCAATACGGCGACGCTGACGGTCGGCAATGCCGATCCGGCGACGGCCGTGCTGGAGTACCGGGCCACAGGCGAACAAACATGGCAGACGGCCTCGCTCACGCCCAATGAAGACGGAACGCTCACGGCGACGATCGCCCCCGTGTGGATTCAGAGCCAGAATGGAGCGAGTGAGGTTGTGCACCAAATCGCCCCCGGAACGGGCATCTTTGCAGGCCAAACCTACCAGTACCAGTTGAAGGTAAACGGTTCGGTCGAATGTTCGGATTCATTCACGACCGCGCCCGGCGATACGATTTACAATGCAGGTATGGAACACTGGTCGACCTATAAAGTTACCGGAAGTCTCATCACAGGTGGTACGGTTCCCTTCCCGAATGAAAGCGGCACGGAGTTCTGGATCGGCGGCAATAACAATCAAACCAAATCGCTCTGTACCGGTGTCACGGTTGACGGCAGCAACGGCACATGCGCACAGTTGAAACCCGATGTAAAGGTTAACATTTTTGCCGCCGGCAACCTCTTTACCGGGTCCTTTGACTGCGGAACAGGATTCCTTGATACGTTCGGCTTTGCCCGCTTCGGGGTCAAATACGATTTCTCGGCCCGCCCCCGGGCCCTGCAACTGCGCTACAACGCCACAATCTCCAAAGTAACAAATGTAGGCAAAAGCGACCTGACCACCGACGACATCGACAAGTCGCGCATCTTCGTCTGCGTCATCGACTGGACAGGACGTCATGCCGTGAAATCGGGAGCGGCATTCGATGTAAACACGTTCTGGGACCCCGAAAAGCAGTCATCAGTCAGCGAAGGTCCGATACTCGGATACGGGTCCGTGACATTGGAACAGTCGTCGAACGGATGGGAAACGCTGACGCTGCCGATCAACTGGTACGATCAGACGGCATTCCCGACCGCCGGAAACTATTCGCTGGTCATCTCCTGCGCCACGAGCTACAAAGGCGACTATGTAGCCGGCAGTACGAATAACGTCCTCTATGTGGAAGATTTCGAGTGGGTCTACTGA
- a CDS encoding DUF4493 domain-containing protein, which translates to MKRHLICILASAAVAVTGCNETTETNAGGGQGTIRIACKADISIDAEAKASPKGTRAEITAPAGSEFALRITGADFDRSWESVAAFDAEENVFVEGPYKIAVDYGDPEAEGTGKPYFSGTTDLDVVARRVNTAEITARIAKSQTLVRATEAFLKFYHDAEFTVTTGSGNEFTFRPDGSGDAERIWVKVGTTLTLKGTARGQSQDGEKEGPLYTFPAQTLDATVAATCHIFTLDASNAGSASLHIILGEGEGEIRPIDIELNEDAIPSK; encoded by the coding sequence ATGAAAAGACATCTTATCTGCATCCTTGCATCGGCGGCCGTAGCAGTCACGGGATGTAACGAAACAACCGAAACAAACGCGGGGGGGGGTCAGGGCACGATCCGCATCGCCTGCAAAGCTGACATTTCGATCGACGCCGAGGCGAAAGCCTCTCCGAAAGGAACCCGTGCCGAAATCACGGCTCCGGCCGGGAGCGAGTTCGCGCTGCGGATCACGGGCGCCGATTTCGACCGCTCGTGGGAGAGCGTCGCGGCGTTCGACGCCGAAGAGAACGTCTTCGTCGAAGGTCCCTATAAAATCGCCGTCGATTACGGCGACCCCGAAGCAGAAGGAACCGGCAAGCCCTATTTCTCCGGCACGACCGACCTCGACGTCGTGGCGCGCCGCGTCAACACCGCCGAGATCACGGCCCGCATCGCCAAATCGCAGACCCTCGTGCGGGCCACGGAGGCTTTCCTGAAATTCTACCACGATGCGGAATTTACCGTCACGACCGGTTCGGGCAACGAATTCACGTTCCGCCCCGACGGCAGCGGCGACGCCGAGCGCATCTGGGTGAAAGTCGGCACGACGCTCACCCTCAAGGGCACGGCCCGCGGCCAGAGCCAAGACGGCGAAAAGGAGGGTCCGCTCTACACCTTCCCCGCCCAGACGCTCGACGCCACCGTGGCGGCCACCTGCCACATCTTCACCCTCGACGCGTCGAATGCCGGCAGCGCCTCGCTGCACATCATCCTCGGCGAGGGTGAGGGCGAAATCCGGCCAATAGACATCGAACTGAACGAAGATGCCATCCCAAGCAAATAA
- a CDS encoding DUF5723 family protein, which translates to MKKLYTLIAAALLATGAAAQNPSAYFMEGSTFRSQFNPAFAPLRGYVNIPVVGGLQVNMAGNIALDNVLYPRNGKLVTLLDSSVSADQALENLKTNNLLGLDFRMNVIGFGAFTKNHKNFWSFDLNVRVNEDANLPYSLFEFIKLGKEGQIRNFGTSMDSYLEAAFSYSFPLMNDRLYVGVRGKFLAGLARAKMTYDRFDVSLQHDRWAVTTQGTIDVTAAGAEIDMPAGSDIFEIGDIDFKPTKPAGYGFAVDLGATYDILPNLQASLAVNDLGFISWSKKNSISGTSTQETEFTGVTVPDDGSDPAPDFDFEMLKFNQADGKSAAKMLRASINAGLEYEVWRHKVGIGLLYTARFWEYKTLHNITGSVNFHPVRWFTLTGSYSVIDNRGGAVGLALNLCPSWINFFIATDMLVSKHTPQWIPIKQSTMNVTLGLGVPIGKRSHRIPAYVWKNDKR; encoded by the coding sequence ATGAAAAAACTATATACCCTCATCGCGGCGGCGCTCCTTGCGACCGGCGCCGCTGCGCAGAATCCTTCGGCCTATTTCATGGAGGGTTCGACTTTCCGATCGCAGTTCAACCCCGCCTTCGCACCGCTGCGCGGCTATGTCAACATCCCCGTCGTCGGCGGCCTGCAGGTCAACATGGCCGGCAACATCGCCCTCGACAACGTCCTCTATCCCCGCAACGGCAAGCTGGTGACGCTGCTCGACAGCTCCGTATCCGCCGATCAGGCGCTGGAGAACCTCAAGACCAACAACCTGCTGGGACTCGATTTCCGCATGAATGTCATCGGATTCGGCGCCTTCACCAAGAACCACAAGAATTTCTGGTCGTTCGACCTCAACGTGCGGGTCAACGAGGACGCCAACCTGCCCTACTCGCTCTTCGAGTTCATCAAACTCGGCAAAGAGGGGCAGATCCGGAATTTCGGCACCTCGATGGACTCCTACCTCGAAGCCGCGTTCAGCTACTCGTTCCCGCTGATGAACGACCGCCTCTACGTCGGCGTGCGGGGTAAATTCCTCGCCGGGCTCGCCCGGGCGAAGATGACCTACGACCGCTTCGACGTATCGCTCCAGCACGACCGCTGGGCCGTTACCACCCAAGGTACGATCGACGTCACGGCCGCCGGGGCCGAGATCGACATGCCCGCCGGCAGCGACATCTTCGAGATAGGCGACATCGACTTCAAACCCACCAAGCCTGCCGGTTACGGCTTCGCCGTCGATCTGGGCGCCACATACGACATCCTGCCCAACCTGCAGGCGTCGCTGGCCGTGAACGATCTGGGCTTCATCAGTTGGAGCAAGAAGAATTCCATCTCGGGAACCTCGACGCAGGAGACGGAGTTCACGGGCGTGACGGTGCCGGACGACGGTTCGGACCCCGCTCCGGATTTCGACTTCGAGATGCTGAAATTCAACCAAGCCGACGGCAAGAGTGCGGCGAAAATGCTGCGCGCATCGATCAACGCCGGACTCGAGTACGAGGTATGGCGTCACAAGGTCGGCATCGGCCTGCTCTACACGGCCCGCTTCTGGGAGTACAAGACCCTGCACAACATCACCGGATCGGTCAACTTCCACCCCGTGCGCTGGTTTACCCTCACGGGCAGCTACTCGGTGATCGACAACCGCGGCGGAGCCGTGGGACTGGCGCTGAACCTCTGTCCGAGCTGGATCAACTTCTTCATCGCCACCGACATGCTGGTGAGCAAGCACACGCCGCAGTGGATACCCATCAAGCAGAGCACGATGAACGTCACGCTCGGACTGGGCGTGCCCATCGGCAAGCGCAGCCACCGTATCCCGGCCTACGTCTGGAAAAACGACAAGCGCTAA
- a CDS encoding NUDIX hydrolase, with protein sequence MNRTVYFADKAVLFTAETPGGAWYAVAADADGGVSRDKILNFLESHNSVAVVAADPDAAFAAFAAEFTPVEAAGGVVVNGCGEWLMIHRNGRWDLPKGHLECGERIEECAAREVCEETGVAAEVVRPLCETLHAYYFPKTARWELKRTRWYELYTPACAVLKPQTEEGIDAVAWCSPDEAAARAAECYPTVRTVLARLKDGI encoded by the coding sequence ATGAACCGTACCGTCTATTTCGCCGACAAGGCCGTGCTATTCACGGCCGAAACCCCCGGAGGGGCGTGGTACGCCGTTGCAGCGGATGCTGACGGCGGCGTATCACGGGACAAGATACTGAATTTTCTCGAATCGCACAATAGCGTGGCCGTCGTGGCGGCCGATCCCGACGCGGCGTTCGCCGCTTTCGCGGCGGAGTTCACGCCCGTCGAAGCGGCGGGCGGCGTGGTGGTAAACGGCTGCGGGGAGTGGCTGATGATTCACCGCAACGGTCGCTGGGACCTGCCGAAAGGACATCTGGAATGCGGCGAGCGCATCGAGGAGTGCGCCGCGCGGGAGGTTTGCGAGGAGACCGGCGTGGCGGCCGAAGTCGTGCGCCCGCTGTGCGAGACGCTGCACGCCTATTATTTCCCGAAAACCGCGCGCTGGGAGTTGAAGCGCACCCGCTGGTATGAACTCTACACCCCGGCCTGCGCCGTTCTGAAGCCCCAGACCGAGGAGGGAATCGACGCCGTGGCGTGGTGCTCCCCGGACGAGGCCGCGGCGCGTGCCGCCGAATGCTATCCGACCGTCCGGACGGTGCTTGCCCGTCTGAAAGACGGGATTTAG
- a CDS encoding fimbrillin family protein, protein MRRFWTTLLALPLAFASCSDMPEADTKPAAGTIEVSIGSGPKIDIRTEAQTRTELGEDGVTVQWADNDCIALWAVDSQGQKTIDQQVFKLWHYNEEYNTAKFTATVPEMPEDTYTYYAVSPVPFEANRLEEALYRIPAEQDGTFNGDYDIMVAHPIEGSALQQGDNSKTVNLQFEHKVHVLKIHIPSNNLGEDISKITLTFPEPVAGVLKVNGTDPTAAPQLTSGSNVLTLTFDTPKKPGDTVFAVIAPVELTSAQSVTITATGTTRESRPREFAGKNFTAGHTTPIAFNIPTVGPTTLRIHLSNIGDEKDNNGESISLGEKIEKFTLTAAEGVDLGEGSNVRVFPVETAGNFDFVFEEFPENLAGQSVAVSYESENALLSGGSFTIPDFMAGETKTITTLSVPYLMEEDFNNITGYSDHDNAEYGTTIDGTTTASDLSQYGLIGWTGARTGVQEKGEGNEGSIRVCCRSQNAFGVSRYHGRLDSAPLNGIKPDKAPTVKISFNYGGGRGGNDSYSPIAAYGYTTTQGKIDSKSDSKQNWYISGAKVLDDLPLDSSFNSIPKEKTYTIENCTNLHRLSWEVNSTGSAWAANANSWLYLDNIKVSIVAATNE, encoded by the coding sequence ATGCGACGATTTTGGACAACCCTGCTTGCGCTGCCTCTGGCATTCGCGTCCTGCTCCGACATGCCGGAAGCAGACACGAAGCCCGCAGCAGGTACCATCGAAGTTTCGATAGGCTCGGGCCCGAAGATAGACATCCGGACCGAGGCGCAGACCCGCACCGAACTGGGCGAGGACGGCGTAACGGTCCAGTGGGCCGACAACGACTGCATCGCACTCTGGGCCGTCGATTCCCAAGGTCAGAAAACGATCGACCAACAGGTCTTCAAGCTCTGGCACTACAATGAGGAGTACAATACGGCCAAATTCACGGCCACCGTCCCGGAGATGCCCGAGGACACCTATACTTATTACGCCGTATCGCCCGTGCCCTTTGAGGCCAACAGGTTGGAGGAGGCCCTCTACCGGATTCCCGCCGAGCAGGACGGTACGTTCAACGGCGACTACGACATCATGGTCGCCCACCCGATCGAGGGGTCCGCATTGCAGCAGGGAGACAACAGCAAGACGGTGAATCTCCAGTTCGAGCACAAAGTCCATGTACTGAAAATCCACATTCCGTCGAACAACCTCGGCGAAGACATTTCGAAAATCACACTGACTTTCCCCGAACCCGTCGCAGGGGTTCTGAAGGTAAACGGCACCGACCCCACTGCCGCGCCGCAACTGACCAGCGGCAGCAATGTCCTGACGCTCACGTTCGACACCCCGAAAAAACCCGGCGACACGGTTTTCGCCGTCATCGCCCCGGTAGAGCTCACGTCAGCGCAGTCCGTAACCATCACTGCCACGGGAACCACCCGCGAATCGCGGCCGCGGGAGTTTGCAGGAAAGAATTTCACCGCAGGCCACACCACCCCAATCGCGTTCAACATTCCGACCGTCGGTCCTACCACCCTGCGCATCCATCTGTCCAACATCGGCGATGAGAAAGACAACAACGGCGAGAGCATCAGCCTCGGTGAAAAGATCGAAAAATTCACGCTGACGGCAGCCGAGGGCGTCGATCTGGGCGAAGGCTCGAACGTGCGCGTGTTCCCGGTGGAGACAGCCGGTAACTTCGACTTCGTTTTCGAAGAGTTCCCCGAAAACCTCGCAGGCCAGTCCGTCGCCGTCAGCTACGAATCGGAGAACGCCCTGCTCAGCGGCGGTTCGTTCACCATTCCGGATTTTATGGCCGGTGAAACGAAAACAATTACAACCCTGAGCGTACCCTATCTGATGGAGGAGGATTTTAATAATATAACAGGCTATAGTGACCACGACAATGCTGAATACGGGACTACGATTGACGGGACTACTACGGCCTCTGATCTTTCTCAATACGGACTCATTGGCTGGACGGGAGCACGCACCGGAGTTCAGGAAAAAGGTGAAGGAAATGAAGGATCCATTCGTGTCTGCTGCCGTTCGCAAAATGCCTTTGGCGTTTCCCGGTACCACGGACGTTTGGATTCGGCTCCGCTCAATGGCATAAAACCAGACAAAGCCCCTACGGTAAAAATATCATTCAACTATGGCGGTGGCCGAGGTGGCAACGATAGTTACAGCCCAATCGCCGCATACGGATATACAACTACGCAAGGCAAGATAGACAGCAAATCGGACAGTAAACAAAACTGGTATATCAGTGGTGCCAAGGTCTTAGACGACCTTCCGCTCGACTCAAGTTTCAATTCTATACCGAAAGAAAAAACATACACTATCGAGAATTGCACCAATCTGCATCGTTTGTCTTGGGAGGTAAATTCTACAGGAAGTGCATGGGCTGCCAATGCCAATTCGTGGCTCTACCTCGACAATATCAAAGTATCCATCGTAGCTGCCACCAACGAATAA
- a CDS encoding S9 family peptidase — MKMKKLILMMAIAAVGLGGCEKRPEPLKIDNALTAGEIAAGRLTPEVMWKMSRAGGSSLSPDGTKLLYQQTDYNMAENRGVTTIRVEDLDSKAVTCLTDFTSNNVSPKWSADGQQIYFLSDRSGSMQVWRMNASGGDATQITGSGDGEGIPDVEGFGVAPDGKHIWWVQAVQTADRRSSDIYKDMDKSKARIYDDLMARHWDYWDEGEYRHIFVGELGKGLVTGGTDIMPDAQWDAPLAPYFDMAEIAWNNAGTMLAYTCKPLTGTEYAVSTDSDIFVYVLESGVTQNICKPVNVNTGDPVNDAAVMVGYDKYPVWSPDDSKIAFLSQRRPGNESDKSRLFLYDCASGEMQDLTEDFDYNAMNVVWSGNDMIYFIAPIEATHQICRVSPSVGEVEVVTRGDHDINAFTMASGRIAAEMCTISMATEFFDVNPADGTLTQVSAVNKHVYDHIEMGEVQKRWVKTTDGKQMLTWVVLPPDFDAAKKYPVLLYCQGGPQSVVSQFWSYRWNLQLMAAQGYIVVAPNRRGLPSFGQEWLDQISGDYSGQNIRDYLSAIDDVAKEPWADRDRMGCVGASYGGYSVYFLAGCHEKRFKAFISHCGIFDFDSMYGETEELFFVNNDYGGPYWDTNNATAQRSYANSPHKFVTKWDTPILIFTGEKDFRIPYTQSLEAFTAARVRGIPARLVEFENEAHQVFKPQNSLVWNREFFGWLDKYVK, encoded by the coding sequence ATGAAAATGAAAAAACTTATCCTGATGATGGCTATTGCAGCTGTGGGACTGGGCGGATGCGAAAAGCGTCCGGAGCCCCTGAAGATCGACAATGCGCTGACGGCCGGGGAGATCGCCGCCGGGCGTCTCACTCCCGAGGTGATGTGGAAGATGAGCCGCGCGGGCGGGTCGTCGCTCTCGCCCGACGGTACGAAACTCCTCTACCAGCAGACCGACTACAACATGGCCGAAAACCGCGGCGTGACGACGATCCGGGTCGAAGACCTCGATTCAAAGGCCGTAACATGCCTGACGGACTTCACGTCGAACAACGTCTCGCCGAAATGGAGCGCCGACGGGCAGCAGATTTATTTCCTCTCGGACCGTAGCGGTTCGATGCAGGTGTGGCGGATGAACGCCTCGGGCGGCGACGCTACGCAGATCACGGGCAGCGGTGACGGCGAGGGCATTCCCGACGTGGAGGGCTTCGGCGTCGCCCCCGACGGGAAGCATATCTGGTGGGTGCAGGCCGTGCAGACGGCCGACCGCCGCTCGTCGGACATCTACAAGGACATGGACAAATCGAAGGCCCGCATCTACGACGACCTGATGGCCCGCCACTGGGACTACTGGGACGAGGGTGAATACCGCCATATCTTCGTCGGCGAGCTGGGCAAGGGGCTCGTGACGGGCGGCACGGACATCATGCCCGACGCACAATGGGACGCTCCGCTGGCCCCCTACTTCGACATGGCCGAGATCGCATGGAACAACGCCGGAACGATGCTGGCCTACACCTGCAAACCGCTGACGGGGACCGAATACGCCGTGTCGACCGATTCGGACATCTTCGTCTATGTGCTCGAAAGCGGCGTGACGCAGAACATCTGCAAGCCTGTCAACGTCAATACCGGCGACCCTGTCAACGATGCGGCGGTCATGGTCGGCTACGACAAATACCCCGTCTGGTCGCCCGACGATTCGAAAATCGCCTTCCTCTCGCAGCGCCGTCCGGGCAACGAATCGGACAAGTCCCGCCTGTTCCTCTACGACTGCGCGTCGGGAGAGATGCAGGACCTGACCGAAGATTTCGACTACAACGCCATGAACGTCGTATGGAGTGGCAACGACATGATCTACTTCATCGCCCCGATCGAGGCCACGCACCAGATCTGCCGCGTCTCGCCGTCGGTCGGCGAGGTGGAGGTCGTCACCCGCGGCGACCACGACATCAACGCCTTCACGATGGCTTCGGGCCGGATCGCCGCCGAGATGTGTACGATCTCGATGGCCACGGAGTTCTTCGACGTGAACCCCGCGGACGGCACGCTGACGCAGGTGTCGGCCGTCAACAAGCACGTTTACGACCATATTGAAATGGGCGAGGTGCAGAAACGCTGGGTGAAGACCACCGACGGCAAGCAGATGCTCACATGGGTCGTCCTGCCGCCCGACTTCGACGCCGCGAAGAAATACCCCGTGCTGCTCTACTGTCAGGGCGGTCCGCAGAGCGTCGTCTCGCAGTTCTGGAGCTACCGCTGGAACCTTCAACTGATGGCCGCGCAAGGATATATCGTCGTCGCTCCCAACCGCCGCGGCCTGCCCTCGTTCGGGCAGGAGTGGCTCGACCAGATCTCGGGCGACTATTCGGGGCAGAACATCCGCGACTACCTCTCGGCCATCGACGACGTAGCCAAAGAGCCGTGGGCCGACCGCGACCGCATGGGTTGCGTGGGCGCATCCTACGGCGGCTATTCGGTCTACTTCCTCGCCGGATGCCACGAGAAGCGTTTCAAGGCCTTCATCTCCCACTGCGGCATCTTCGACTTCGACTCGATGTACGGCGAGACCGAAGAACTGTTCTTCGTCAACAACGATTACGGAGGCCCCTACTGGGATACGAACAACGCCACGGCGCAGCGTTCCTATGCCAATTCGCCGCACAAGTTCGTCACGAAATGGGACACCCCGATCCTGATCTTCACCGGCGAAAAGGATTTCCGCATCCCCTATACGCAGTCGCTCGAAGCCTTCACGGCAGCCCGTGTGCGGGGCATCCCGGCGCGGCTCGTGGAGTTCGAGAACGAGGCGCATCAGGTCTTCAAACCCCAGAACTCGCTGGTCTGGAACCGCGAATTCTTCGGCTGGCTCGACAAATATGTGAAATAA